In Methanofervidicoccus sp. A16, the sequence GACGCCTATAGAAAGTTGGGATTCAATGTTAAGGTGTATACAGATACCATTCCAGTGAATAAAATCAGGCCAACCCAGGGTAAGATCTACGAGGATGAATTGCAGGGTAGAATATACGAGTTGAAGAGGGGCCTCGCTGAGCCCATAATTGTTATAAAGAAGAAGGATAGAGACGATCAGTACATCCTTGTAGATGGACACCATAGGGCTGTCGCCTGTAATATCCTTAAGATCCCTACATTGGAAGCCTACGTTATAGAGATCGATACAGATAGAAAGTTAGGGATAGAGAGAACTGCCGACAGTTTAGGTTTAAAATCTATCGAGGATATCGAGATAGTTGATGAGGAGAACAACGACTCCTGTGGAATATACGAACTTACATCGAAAAGAAACCATATAACTTGATACTATGAATATCCCAAAGAGCCATCCAAGGTATAAATCCCTCCTAAATAGAGAGAAGATAGTTGAGGCGTTAGATAGAGGAATACTTGCAAAGGCAGGCCTTATAGCCCATGGTAGAGGGGAGACCTTCGACTACCTCATAGGAGAGAAGACTACAGATATTGCCCTAAGGGCTATAAAAACTGCCTCTGCCATGTTGGTACTGGCTGAGAACCCTGTCATCTCAGTTAACGGCAATACAGTGGCATTGGCTAGGGAGGAGATCGTTAAACTTGCAGAGGAGTTGAATGGGAAGATTGAGGTGAATCTATTTTATAGAAGTGAGGAAAGGTTGAGAAGGATTAAGGAGTTCTTCGAGGAGGATCCTGTTATTAGGGAGAAAATAAGAAAGGGTAAAATTAAGATCTTAGGGGTAGAAGATGCCAACAAACAGATACCTAACTTGGAGAGTGCAAGGGGAAAGGTTTCCCAGGAGGGAATATACTCTGCAGATGTTGTCCTTGTACCCTTGGAGGACGGAGACAGAACTGAGGCTCTTGTGAAGATGGGCAAGAAGGTAATATCCATAGATCTAAATCCACTCTCTAGAACTGCCCAGAGATCTACAGTTACCATAGTAGATGAACTAACTAGATGCCTGCCACTTCTTAGGAAGTATGTTAAAGAGTATAAGAACCTAGGTAGGGAAGAACTCCAGAGAATTGTAGAGGAATTCGACAATAGGAAAAATTTAAAAGATATGCTGGATCATATATACAACAGGTTGAGGAATTTACAATTCAATTAAAAATATGTGAAGAGCATGTTTTTTGATGGGTTGGGGTTGTCAGGTTTCTTAGAAGTTTTAGGAATACTGGCAGCTTTAATTATACTCTTAGGGTTTATCATAGTACTTACAACTTTAATACTTGGATATTTCCTAGTAAAGAGAAATAAATTACTCTTTCCAGAGGTATTTTTATATATAATGGATAACTTCCATCCTATACTTTTAAAGTTATGTCTAATGGTAGGTACAGAGGACACATTCTACAGGATAGGTATAGACTTCTACAACAGGTACTACTACCAACCCTTTAAGAACGCCGAGAGGAAAGTACTTATACTTCCTCATTGTTTAAGGGATATAAAGTGTCCTGCCAAGTTGGGAATAAACGGTGTAGAGTGTGTTTTCTGCAAAAGATGTCCCTTAGGATATATAATAAAAGTTGCTAAGGAGAACAACTACGAGGTATATATAATCCCAGGCTCTACATTCATAAAGAGAATATTAAAAGAGAAGAAACCTACAGGAGTTTTTGGTGTCTCCTGCTACAGGGATCTCTTCTACGGTATGAACTACCTATCTAGAAAGGGCATACCTGTACAGGGACAACCTCTTTTAAAGGATGGTTGCATACGTACCTCTGTAGATGTTGAGGAGTTAATTACAAGGATAAAAGATAACAGGTGATAGAGTGCTATCTAAGATCAAGGATACATTAAAGAACATAACTAAGAAAAAGTTGGAGCAGGAGGGTACAAAGTATATTATGTTTGGAGGTAAGGGAGGAGTAGGAAAGACCACCATGAGTGCTGCAACTGGTATATACTGTGCAGACCAGGGATTAAAGACTGTTATAGTATCTACAGATCCTGCACACTCTTTAAGGGATAGTTTTGAGCAGGAGTTTGGCCATGAACCTACTAAGGTAAAGGAAGTAGATAACCTCTACGTTGTGGAGATAGATCCTCAGAAGGCCATGGAGGAGTATAAGGAGAAGTTGAAGAAGCAGTTAGATGAGAATCCTATGCTTGGAGGTTTGTTGGAGGAACAGATGGAGATGGCAGCCCTATCTCCAGGAACTGATGAGAGTGCAGCCTTCGATGTATTCCTTAAATATATAGACAACAACGACTTCGATGTAGTTATATTCGATACTGCTCCAACTGGACACACTTTGAGATTCTTAGGTTTACCTGAGTTGATGGACAAGTATATGACGAAGATGATCAAGTTTAAAAAACAGATCAGCGGAATGATGAAGATGATGAAGAAGTTGATGCCCTTCAGTGGAGGAGATGAAGACATAGATTACGACAAAGTCCTGAAGGAATTAGAGGAAATGAAGAGGAAGATCACCAGAGCCAGGGAGATACTTGCAGATCCAAATAGAACTTCCTTTAGGTTGGTAGTAATACCTGAGGAGATGAGTATATTAGAGAGTGAACGGGCGATGAAGGCTCTCGAGAAGTACAACATACCTATAGATGCAGTTATAGTAAATCAGGTTATACCTGAGGACGTTGAATGTGATTTCTGTAGATCTAGGAGAAAACTTCAGATGGGTAGGTTGAAGATGATAGAGGAGAAGTTTGGAGATAAGGTTATAGCCCATGTACCTCTTTTAAAGACAGAGGCTAAGGGTGTAGAAACCCTCAGGGAGATAGCCAAGATACTCTACGGTGATAAGGAGAACAATAGTTAATTACTTTTTTATAAAAGTAGGTTTTAAATTCTATTCATCAAAAAGCAGATAAAATTTATTATTTAATTTTTTAAACTAATTATTAAAATTATTAAAAAATAATAAATATTAATCTTTTTTTGGAAATATCTTAAATTACTGTAAGTTATTTAGTGAGTTTTTAAAATAAGTATAATTATTTATTTTTTATTGCTTTTCGATGAGAATTAGGGTTTTTAATATTGTTCTCACCTTTCTCCTCTCTATCTTTACTCTTGTAAAAGCCCTTTAACACTGGCATCTTAGGAAGATCCCTCATTAAATAATGGTAAGGCTCGTACCTCTCACTTATAACCACTATGTGTGCAGGTGGATGTATCTTCCTTATTCTGTCAATTGCCTTTGGTGCACTCTCCTGGATTCTAACTAAACAGGCTCTCTTACAAGGTTTTTTAATACTTCCAAGTATATGTCTCAAAATCTCGTCTGCAGCCTCTGGGACTATGATCCTCGGTTTTCCAATGATTGTAAGTTTTCCATGTCTGTGAATATCTGCAAGGGCGTTTTTGATCTTCTTGTAGTTGTCTCCTCTAATTAGTAGTAGAACCATAATTTCACCTTAAAAGTCCAAAGTTATTACCTCTACACCTAACTCTTTAAGGTAATTTGAAAAATACTTCAATCCATAAACTTCAGTGCCGTAGTGTCCTCCATCTATAACGCAAAGGTTTAGGTCCTCCGCCAGTATTCTTGCATGGTGTGTTAGATCACCTGATATATAAACATCTGCCACCTTAGACACGTACTCTATATTTTTCTGGGACAGTCCATAACCTGAGAGTACAGCCACCTTTAAGATGTCCCTATTCTTTACAACTTCACTGTTTATAACTGTAGGATTTTTACAGATATATCTCTCTGTAATATCTAATATCTCCTCTAAATCTCCCTCGTAGATTCCCACCCTTCCCAGTCCATTCTCGTATAGATACTTTACATCCTTTAAATTGTAGAGTTCAGCCAAGGCGTCGTTTAATCCCCCTTCACAGATGTCCAAATTGGTATGTGCAGAGTAGAGAATAATATCCTTACTTATTAGTTTCTTCAGTTTTTCGTAGATTATTCCCTC encodes:
- a CDS encoding CBS domain-containing protein: MVKVEEYMTRNVCYVSPEDTVRDVIELIKKTSHDTFPVVSKGKVVGIVSVHDLIGRDENERIENIMVRREKMITTRPDANIRDVGRLMFRTGFSKLPVIDEEDRLLGIITNTDVIRSQIEKTTPEKLNKIVDAYRKLGFNVKVYTDTIPVNKIRPTQGKIYEDELQGRIYELKRGLAEPIIVIKKKDRDDQYILVDGHHRAVACNILKIPTLEAYVIEIDTDRKLGIERTADSLGLKSIEDIEIVDEENNDSCGIYELTSKRNHIT
- a CDS encoding 4-phosphopantoate--beta-alanine ligase, with translation MNIPKSHPRYKSLLNREKIVEALDRGILAKAGLIAHGRGETFDYLIGEKTTDIALRAIKTASAMLVLAENPVISVNGNTVALAREEIVKLAEELNGKIEVNLFYRSEERLRRIKEFFEEDPVIREKIRKGKIKILGVEDANKQIPNLESARGKVSQEGIYSADVVLVPLEDGDRTEALVKMGKKVISIDLNPLSRTAQRSTVTIVDELTRCLPLLRKYVKEYKNLGREELQRIVEEFDNRKNLKDMLDHIYNRLRNLQFN
- a CDS encoding DUF116 domain-containing protein, translated to MFFDGLGLSGFLEVLGILAALIILLGFIIVLTTLILGYFLVKRNKLLFPEVFLYIMDNFHPILLKLCLMVGTEDTFYRIGIDFYNRYYYQPFKNAERKVLILPHCLRDIKCPAKLGINGVECVFCKRCPLGYIIKVAKENNYEVYIIPGSTFIKRILKEKKPTGVFGVSCYRDLFYGMNYLSRKGIPVQGQPLLKDGCIRTSVDVEELITRIKDNR
- a CDS encoding TRC40/GET3/ArsA family transport-energizing ATPase, which encodes MLSKIKDTLKNITKKKLEQEGTKYIMFGGKGGVGKTTMSAATGIYCADQGLKTVIVSTDPAHSLRDSFEQEFGHEPTKVKEVDNLYVVEIDPQKAMEEYKEKLKKQLDENPMLGGLLEEQMEMAALSPGTDESAAFDVFLKYIDNNDFDVVIFDTAPTGHTLRFLGLPELMDKYMTKMIKFKKQISGMMKMMKKLMPFSGGDEDIDYDKVLKELEEMKRKITRAREILADPNRTSFRLVVIPEEMSILESERAMKALEKYNIPIDAVIVNQVIPEDVECDFCRSRRKLQMGRLKMIEEKFGDKVIAHVPLLKTEAKGVETLREIAKILYGDKENNS
- a CDS encoding DUF356 domain-containing protein; amino-acid sequence: MVLLLIRGDNYKKIKNALADIHRHGKLTIIGKPRIIVPEAADEILRHILGSIKKPCKRACLVRIQESAPKAIDRIRKIHPPAHIVVISERYEPYHYLMRDLPKMPVLKGFYKSKDREEKGENNIKNPNSHRKAIKNK
- a CDS encoding Nif3-like dinuclear metal center hexameric protein; the protein is MEKVLARDVISFIEEFAPPDLAIEGDNTGLQVGGDLEKPVKKIGVALDPSLKVIKRTVDEGVDFLFTHHPLLKDGVKNFEGIIYEKLKKLISKDIILYSAHTNLDICEGGLNDALAELYNLKDVKYLYENGLGRVGIYEGDLEEILDITERYICKNPTVINSEVVKNRDILKVAVLSGYGLSQKNIEYVSKVADVYISGDLTHHARILAEDLNLCVIDGGHYGTEVYGLKYFSNYLKELGVEVITLDF